In the genome of Magnolia sinica isolate HGM2019 chromosome 2, MsV1, whole genome shotgun sequence, one region contains:
- the LOC131230324 gene encoding ammonium transporter 3 member 1-like → MASVVPVAYQGNTSAAVADWLNKGDNAWQMISATLVGLQSVPGLVILYGSIVKKKWAVNSAFMALYAFAAVWICWVTWAYKMSFGDRLLPFWGKAGPALGQKFLIKQAALPATTHYYQNGDVETAMITPYYPMASMVYFQCVFAAITLILLAGSLLGRMNIKAWMLFVPLWLTFSYTVGAFSIWGGGFLFHWGVIDYSGGYVIHLSSGIAGFVAAYWVGPRSTKDRERFPPNNVLLMLAGAGLLWMGWAGFNGGDPYSANIDSSMAILNTNICAAASLLVWTCLDVIFFKKPSVIGAVQGMITGLVCITPGAGLVQGWAAMIMGILSGSIPWFTMMIVHKRWTVLQKVDDTLGVFHTHAVAGFLGGATTGLFAEPELCALFLPVTNTRGGFYGGSGGVQFFKQIIGAGFIIGWNIVATSIICLIIRTVIPLRMAEEQLMVGDDAVHGEEAYALWGDGETYDVSKHGWYSDDTLHGHDKISSGFTQNV, encoded by the exons ATGGCTAGTGTGGTCCCTGTGGCCTACCAAGGCAACACATCGGCAGCGGTCGCCGATTGGCTCAACAAAGGCGATAACGCATGGCAGATGATCTCAGCCACTCTAGTGGGCCTCCAGAGTGTCCCGGGCCTTGTGATCCTCTACGGTAGCATCGTCAAGAAGAAGTGGGCCGTCAATTCGGCTTTCATGGCCCTCTACGCCTTTGCGGCGGTGTGGATATGCTGGGTCACATGGGCCTACAAGATGTCGTTCGGCGACCGGCTCCTTCCCTTCTGGGGCAAGGCCGGGCCTGCCTTGGGCCAGAAGTTCCTCATCAAGCAGGCTGCGCTGCCCGCAACGACACATTACTACCAGAACGGGGACGTCGAGACGGCGATGATCACACCGTACTATCCAATGGCCTCAATGGTCTACTTCCAATGCGTCTTCGCGGCGATCACACTGATTCTGCTGGCGGGCTCGCTGTTGGGGAGGATGAACATTAAGGCCTGGATGCTCTTCGTGCCGCTGTGGCTCACATTCTCTTACACAGTCGGAGCGTTCAGTATATGGGGCGGCGGGTTCCTGTTCCATTGGGGTGTGATCGACTACTCAGGTGGCTATGTTATTCATCTCTCTTCGGGAATTGCCGGATTCGTTGCGGCCTATTGG GTGGGCCCGCGGTCGACCAAGGATCGAGAACGGTTCCCGCCGAACAATGTTCTACTGATGTTAGCAGGCGCCGGGCTGCTGTGGATGGGTTGGgctggtttcaatggtggggatcctTACTCGGCCAACATCGACTCTTCGATGGCGATCTTGAACACAAATATATGCGCTGCAGCGAGCCTTCTGGTGTGGACATGTTTGGATGTCATCTTCTTCAAAAAACCGTCGGTGATCGGCGCAGTCCAAGGAATGATCACAGGGCTGGTGTGCATCACCCCTGGTGCAG GCCTTGTTCAAGGGTGGGCCGCTATGATCATGGGCATCCTCTCAGGCAGCATCCCATGGTTTACGATGATGATCGTTCATAAGCGATGGACCGTCCTTCAGAAGGTGGACGACACGCTCGGAGTCTTCCACACGCACGCAGTAGCAGGTTTCTTAGGTGGGGCTACAACGGGCCTTTTCGCCGAGCCAGAGCTATGTGCACTCTTCTTGCCTGTGACTAACACAAGGGGTGGGTTTTATGGAGGGAGTGGTGGGGTCCAGTTCTTCAAACAGATAATTGGGGCTGGTTTCATCATTGGTTGGAACATCGTGGCCACAAGTATCATCTGCTTGATAATACGGACGGTTATCCCGCTGCGGATGGCTGAGGAGCAGCTAATGGTCGGTGATGATGCGGTGCATGGAGAGGAAGCGTATGCATTGTGGGGTGATGGTGAGACGTATGATGTATCGAAGCATGGATGGTATTCTGATGATACATTGCATGGTCATGACAAGATCTCTAGTGGGTTCACTCAGAATGTGTAG